One Archangium lipolyticum genomic region harbors:
- a CDS encoding YebC/PmpR family DNA-binding transcriptional regulator codes for MGAQWKHKGRTEHAAAKGRLFTKLVKELIVSAKAGGADPSTNPRLRMAVEQAKKASMPRDTLERAIKKGAGLLDEPVNYELVTYEGFAPHQVPVIVECLTENKNRTATNIRVLFRKGQIATSGAVSWDFNRLGVIEATPPEGGADAEAAAIEAGAQDLEAAEEGATRFLTAATDLDTVSRALTGMGWTVSSQNLAWIAKNPVHLEGEARSEVESFLEAMDEDDDVQNIYVGLK; via the coding sequence ATGGGCGCGCAGTGGAAACACAAGGGCCGCACCGAGCATGCGGCCGCGAAGGGCCGGCTCTTCACCAAGCTGGTCAAGGAACTCATCGTGTCCGCCAAGGCGGGGGGAGCCGACCCCTCCACCAACCCGCGGCTGCGCATGGCCGTCGAGCAGGCGAAGAAGGCGTCGATGCCGCGCGACACGCTCGAGCGCGCCATCAAGAAGGGCGCCGGGCTGCTGGATGAGCCGGTGAACTACGAGCTCGTCACCTACGAGGGCTTCGCCCCGCACCAGGTGCCGGTCATCGTCGAGTGCCTCACCGAGAACAAGAACCGCACCGCCACCAACATCCGGGTGCTCTTCCGCAAGGGGCAGATCGCCACCAGCGGCGCGGTGTCGTGGGACTTCAACCGCCTGGGCGTCATCGAGGCCACGCCTCCCGAGGGCGGTGCCGATGCCGAGGCCGCCGCCATCGAGGCGGGCGCGCAGGACCTGGAGGCCGCCGAGGAGGGCGCCACCCGCTTCCTCACCGCCGCGACGGACCTCGACACGGTGAGCCGGGCCCTGACGGGGATGGGCTGGACGGTGAGCTCGCAGAACCTCGCGTGGATCGCCAAGAACCCGGTGCACCTCGAGGGTGAGGCCCGGAGCGAGGTCGAGTCGTTCCTCGAGGCCATGGACGAGGACGACGACGTCCAGAACATCTACGTCGGCCTGAAGTGA
- a CDS encoding type IV pilin protein — translation MAHPTLHRRKHQGFTLIELMIVVGIIGLLASVAIPQMQSFQMRTKRAERDAMITSLIRTVSEYWSVHNSLPGGLTSLAQNPAGTEYGTKKPFDKTLPGWATLGWQPDGLLYYTYDVTKPQDDVLEVTAKSDLDHDGVLNVRIVRYKLRDGLWQWDSEIVNDDITF, via the coding sequence ATGGCTCACCCGACGCTTCACCGCCGCAAGCACCAGGGCTTCACCCTGATCGAGCTGATGATCGTCGTCGGCATCATCGGCCTGTTGGCCTCCGTGGCCATTCCGCAGATGCAGAGCTTCCAGATGCGCACGAAGCGGGCCGAGCGGGATGCGATGATCACCTCGCTCATCCGCACGGTGTCCGAGTACTGGTCGGTCCACAACTCGTTGCCGGGTGGACTGACGAGCCTGGCGCAGAACCCCGCGGGCACGGAGTACGGCACCAAGAAGCCCTTCGACAAGACGTTGCCCGGGTGGGCGACGCTGGGCTGGCAGCCCGATGGCCTCCTCTACTACACCTATGACGTCACCAAGCCGCAGGACGACGTCCTGGAGGTGACCGCCAAGAGCGATCTGGATCATGACGGGGTGCTGAACGTCCGGATCGTCCGGTACAAGCTGCGCGATGGCCTGTGGCAGTGGGACTCGGAGATCGTGAACGACGACATCACGTTCTGA